A portion of the Thunnus maccoyii chromosome 20, fThuMac1.1, whole genome shotgun sequence genome contains these proteins:
- the LOC121886642 gene encoding ataxin-2-like protein has translation MLKQQQQPGSGGRKASNGTTGPAGVSSPVSGINSGNRTPAGRNRTSAKPSFQSSPVFEGVYNNARMLHFLTAVVGSTCDIRVKNGSVFEGIFKTLSSRCELAVDAVHKRSEEEGSTSAPPRREDITDTMIFSPSDLVTMICRDVDLNYATKDTFTDTAISSTRVNGEHKEKVLQRWEGGDSNGESYNLDNDASNGWDANEMFRYNEVKYGVTSTYDSSLSMYTVPLERGNSEVYRQREARAARLASEIESSPQYRHRVSLENDDGKTEEDKYSAVVRDGNDRERGRESPRDRERERGRDSPGANNREGKYIPLPQRQREMNRERAERGSGPPPHNRLSGGYRSTPPSSSSSSPRPPLPSAAGAQPGVSPSERSSPLSGRGGAYTPHHPQGSPSPGPGSGPASPYTPASPAGPAATGTSASAAQSPASPPAPHGHTVPHSHSLPHSLSDAGRPVNGVSARTSPKAQRNPQSSRTVRTANTHNQSTATRSPKSAPSQDTPYLDTSSVSLPAQKTSGPAPLFPVDVNEILGAAAKERSAESPSSTEESKSSKAPSVQQRSQIEELRKFGKEFRLQSSGGSSSSPSSPAAATPPAVSEVDQPNTAKPSSDASEAKPQPPASSPSQPQPQPSPAPAEDPTKETATTSGAPAAATTSSVSDRQSPAVPQPARTPGSEEARSDTAERPEGVADQVKKSTLNPNAKEFNPIKPQMPMSKPNTAPTPPRPTPPSPVVLQHPGGQGPLYNAPYLSYVSQIHSVQPPPMYQYTMSTVSQGKYPRTKGSVVAPRSDHGTSAPPMLQAAASAAGAPLVASPYPQSYLQYNPQQYSQQQVIQAMTPYPGQPMYSMLQGGARMIGQGGGPHPQALGPPGGPQFPTQGDGPQGPQQGIYAPQSFSHHSGAVHQPQPSSTPTGNQPPPQHAAPSPGQNAQSGPQPQSLYHSGPLSAPTPPNMPPGHTSPQGSYPIQGYSIHSHQGIQPPYPLGQIAQAHVQGAMSGPHHSGSHGQPQLVMLQPPPQQGPGSVPQHPQHGPQQGAHQHFYIGHPQAMQVQTHPASFHPPGN, from the exons AtgctgaaacagcagcagcaacccgGCTCCGGCGGGAGAAAAGCGTCTAACGGCACCACGGGCCCCGCCGGTGTGTCTTCCCCAGTCAGCGGCATCAACAGCGGCAACAGGACCCCGGCCGGGAG GAATCGAACCTCTGCAAAGCCATCATTCCAGTCATCTCCT GTTTTCGAGGGTGTCTACAACAATGCCAGAATGCTTCATTTCCTCACAGCTGTCGTG ggttCCACTTGTGATATAAGAGTGAAGAATGGCAGCGTGTTTGAAGGCATATTCAAGACCCTCAGTTCTCGG TGCGAGTTGGCCGTGGATGCTGTACACAAACGCAGCGAGGAGGAGGGCTCGACATCAGCTCCGCCACGGAGGGAGGACATCACTGACACCATGATCTTCAGTCCCTCCGACTTGGTTACTATGATCTGCAGAGACGTCGACCTCAACTATGCCACCAAAG ACACCTTCACAGACACCGCCATCAGCTCCACCCGCGTCAACGGAGAACACAAGGAGAAAGTGCTGCAGAGATGGGAGGGAGGAGACAGCAACGGAGAGAGTTATAATCTGGACAACGATGCT TCCAATGGTTGGGATGCCAATGAGATGTTTCGATACAATGAAGTGAAATATGGAGTCACGTCAACGTATGATTCCAGCCTCTCCATGTATAC TGTGCCGCTGGAAAGAGGCAATTCTGAGGTCTATCGGCAGAGGGAGGCACGCGCCGCTCGCCTGGCCAGTGAAATCGAGTCCAGTCCCCAGTATCGCCACCGCGTCAGCCTGGAAAACGACGACGGCAAAACTGAGGAGGACAAGTACAGCGCCGTGGTGCGTGATGGCAACGATCGGGAGAGGGGACGCGAGAGCCCCCGTGACAGAGAGCGAGAAAGGGGCCGAGACAGCCCCGGAGCCAACAACAG GGAGGGCAAGTACATTCCATTACCTCAACGTCAGAGAGAGATGAACCGGGAGCGAGCCGAGAGAGGTTCCGGGCCTCCACCCCACAATCGTCTAAGTGGCGGTTACCGCTCCacccctccatcctcctcttcctcttccccgAGACCCCCGCTGCCCTCTGCCGCTGGGGCCCAACCTGGCGTCTCCCCATCAGAGAGAAGCAGCCCCCTGTCAGGCCGAGGCGGGGCCTACACTCCCCACCACCCCCAGGGAAGCCCAAGCCCAGGCCCGGGCTCTGGCCCCGCGAGCCCCTACACACCCGCCTCTCCAGCGGGACCAGCAGCCACAGGAACCTCCGCTTCTGCTGCTCAATCCCCAGCCAGCCCTCCTGCCCCACACGGACACACAGTCCCACATTCCCATTCACTTCCACACTCGCTGTCAGACGCCGGCAGGCCTGTTAACGGAG TCTCTGCCAGAACATCTCCCAAAGCCCAAAGAAATCCACAGTCGAGCAGAACAGTCCGCACAGCAAACACTCACAATCAGTCTACAG CCACTCGCTCTCCTAAATCAGCCCCTTCCCAGGACACGCCTTATTTGGACacatcatctgtctctctgcctgcccAGAAGACGTCTGGCCCTGCCCCTCTCTTCCCTGTAGATG TGAATGAGATCCTTGGTGCAGCTGCAAAAGAACGCTCAGCTGAGAGCCccagcagcacagaggaaagCAAGAGTAGTAAAG CTCCCTCAGTTCAGCAAAGGTCACAGATTGAGGAGCTGCGGAAATTTGGCAAGGAATTCAGG CTCCAATCGAGCGGAGGCAGCTCAAGCTCTCCGAgctctccagcagcagcaacgcCTCCCGCTGTCAGTGAGGTCGACCAACCCAACACAGCCAAACCCTCATCAGACGCTTCAGAGGCCAAACCTCAGCCTCCAGCTTCCAGCCCTTCCCAGCCCCAACCTCAGCCTTCACCAGCCCCTGCGGAGGACCCCACTAAGGAAACTGCCACAACATCTGGAGCCCCAGCAGCTGCCACTACATCATCAGTTTCAGACAGGCAGTCACCAGCCGTCCCTCAGCCAGCCAGGACCCCAGGAAGCGAGGAGGCCAGGTCTGACACAGCAGAGCGGCCAGAGGGCGTAGCAGA TCAAGTAAAGAAATCAACTTTAAACCCCAACGCTAAAGAATTCAACCCTATCAAACCTCAGATGCCCATG TCAAAACCCAACACTGCACCCACCCCACCTCGGCCCACTCCTCCAAGCCCAGTGGTCCTTCAGCACCCAGGAGGACAAGGACCACTCTACAACGCCCCCTACCTCTCCTACGTCTCGCAGATCCACTCTGTGCAG CCCCCACCAATGTACCAGTACACCATGTCTACAGTCAGCCAGGGAAAATACCCCAGGACCAAAG GCTCAGTCGTAGCTCCGCGCTCTGACCACGGTACTTCAGCACCCCCCATGCTGCAAGCTGCAGCGTCAGCAGCTGGGGCTCCCCTGGTAGCGTCCCCCTACCCTCAGTCTTACCTTCAGTACAACCCACAGCAATACAGCCAGCAGCAGGTCATCCAGGCCATGACGCCCTACCCTGGACAG ccgATGTACTCCATGCTGCAGGGTGGAGCCAGGATGATAGGTCAAGGCGGGGGCCCCCACCCACAAGCCCTTGGACCCCCAGGAGGCCCCCAGTTCCCTACACAGGGAGACGGGCCTCAGGGACCACAGCAGGGCATCTACG CTCCACAGTCCTTCTCCCACCACTCGGGTGCAGTGCATCAGCCCCAGCCCTCCAGTACCCCAACAGGCAACCAGCCCCCTCCCCAGCATGCTGCGCCAAGCCCTGGACAG AATGCCCAGTCAGGCCCACAGCCCCAGTCCTTGTACCACTCAGGTCCCCTGTCAGCACCCACCCCGCCCAACATGCCACCAGGCCACACGTCTCCGCAGGGCTCTTACCCCATTCAGGGCTACAGCATCCACAGCCACCAGGGCATCCAACCCCCATACCCTCTGGGACAGATAGCACAG GCCCATGTACAGGGAGCCATGTCAGGTCCTCACCATTCTGGGAGCCACGGTCAGCCCCAGTTAGTGATGTTACAGCCTCCTCCTCAGCAGGGCCCCGGCTCAGTGCCCCAGCACCCACAGCACGGACCACAGCAAGGAGCACACCAACACTTCTACATCGGACATCCACAAG CGATGCAGGTTCAAACACACCCTGCTTCCTTCCATCCGCCTGGAAACTAA
- the adprh gene encoding ADP-ribosylarginine hydrolase produces the protein MDRGSATLEHYKAGMLLSGVGDALGYRNQLWEYNESGPAIHQELKELGGLKNIKAELPDWPVSDDTVLHLATAEGLATGKMGEDLLHEVAARYVEAMKDMEGRKPGPSSILGVSQLKPGQEGGFRVPYNPEGTGCGAAMRSMCIGLRYPKPDQLLSLVAVAVETGRMTHPHPTGFLGAVASALFTAYAVQRRPITTWGLGLINEACPIAKTFVQARGFAVEEAERDWAYFCDKWQWYLDTRCISTGVGPVNWPESYGPAERDEVYKSFSLSGWAGRSGHDAPMIAYDALLGAGADWEELMSRAGFHGGDSDSTAVIACCCWGLLYGTKGVPEGNHSNLEYRDRLVRCAEQLYAISH, from the exons ATGGACCG TGGAAGTGCGACACTGGAGCACTATAAGGCAGGCATGTTGCTGAGTGGTGTTGGTGATGCTCTAGGCTACAGGAACCAGCTGTGGGAGTACAACGAGTCGGGACCAGCCATTCACCAG GAGCTGAAGGAGCTCGGCGGTCTGAAGAACATCAAGGCCGAGCTCCCTGACTGGCCGGTGAGCGATGACACAGTTCTGCATCTGGCAACGGCTGAAGGACTAGCGACTG GGAAGATGGGGGAGGATCTCCTGCATGAGGTGGCTGCTCGCTATGTTGAGGCTATGAAAGACATGGAAGGGAGGAAACCAGGGCCTTCAAGCATTCTAG GAGTCTCCCAGCTGAAGCCTGGGCAGGAAGGGGGCTTCAGAGTGCCCTATAACCCCGAGGGAACAGGCTGTGGAGCGGCCATGAGATCCATGTGCATTGGTCTGAG GTATCCGAAGCCTGATCAGCTGTTGTCGTTGGTGGCGGTTGCTGTGGAGACAGGCAGGATGACCCATCCTCACCCCACTGGTTTCCTGGGAGCCGTAGCGTCGGCCCTTTTCACAGCGTATGCCGTTCAGCGCAGGCCCATCACGACTTGGGGTCTTGGCCTGATCAATGAGGCCTGTCCGATAGCAAAGACCTTTGTTCAGGCTCGGGGCTTCGCCGTTGAGGAGGCGGAAAGAGACTGGGCCTACTTCTGTGACAAGTGGCAGTG GTATCTGGACACGAGGTGCATCTCTACTGGGGTGGGGCCTGTGAATTGGCCGGAGTCCTATGGCCCAGCTGAGAGAGATGAAGTCTACAAGAGCTTCAGTCTGTCGGGCTGGGCAGGACGCAGCGGTCACGACGCTCCGATGATAGCGTACGACGCCCTGCTGGGAGCAGGCGCAGACTGGGAAGAGCTGATGAGCAGAGCGGGCTTCCATGGAG GTGACAGTGACAGCACAGCAGTGAtcgcctgctgctgctggggtcTCCTCTACGGCACCAAGGGGGTCCCAGAAGGCAACCACTCCAACCTGGAGTACCGGGACCGACTGGTGCGCTGCGCCGAGCAACTCTACGCCATTTCGCACTAA